The Ranitomeya variabilis isolate aRanVar5 chromosome 7, aRanVar5.hap1, whole genome shotgun sequence genome includes a window with the following:
- the LOC143784300 gene encoding uncharacterized protein LOC143784300 isoform X1, producing the protein MCQTDFESGSKSGDEKQEQGDGEVKKSQLEVLQAQHAKELECVREKMADDLEITKRLKEEKECAMKEVEERIAQVHTENAKLQKDLLRETLIKPASGEYQEAGNDDPNLQSGEMLISGASEEKHHLESGDNVLTVKAPVVEKAAVLLELCSTEDPNAGFSELQSLHKQPYIQLAELVKKHQEELHARALDYKTHIQSLEASHLVKLDSLESSYLAEIQKIRDEHALAVEELEQCLLNRLQEKEKEAQDQLEQSRVQWLQQQEQELERLRQELASIQLAKFQEMAKELQVAHKKNV; encoded by the exons ATGTGCCAAACAGATTTTGAGTCCGGATCAAAATCTGGTGATGAAAAACAGGAGCAAGGTGATGGAGAAGTAAAAAAGTCACAGCTAGAGGTATTGCAGGCTCAGCATGCTAAGGAGCTGGAGTGTGTCAGAGAAAAGATGGCAGATGACTTGGAGATTACCAAAAGATTGAAAGAGGAGAAGGAATGTGCGATGAAGGAAGTGGAGGAAAg GATTGCACAAGTACACACAGAAAATGCCAAGCTACAGAAAGATCTCCTGAGAGAGACACTAATAAAGCCGGCCTCTGGGGAATATCAGGAGGCTGGTAATGATGATCCTAACTTGCAGTCAGGTGAGATGCTTATTTCTGGTGCTTCTGAGGAGAAGCACCATCTAGAATCTGGTGACAATGTCTTGACTGTAAAAGCTCCCGTTGTGGAGAAAGCGGCTGTCCTATTAGAACTGTGCTCTACCGAAGATCCAAACGCTGGCTTCTCAGAGCTCCAGAGCCTTCACAAACAACCATACATTCAGTTAGCGGAGTTGGTGAAAAAGCACCAAGAAGAGCTCCATGCTCGAGCCCTAGACTACAAAACGCACATCCAAAGCCTCGAAGCTTCACATCTGGTAAAGCTGGACAGCTTGGAGTCATCATACCTGGCGGAGATACAGAAGATTCGAGATGAACATGCACTTGCTGTGGAAGAGCTGGAGCAATGCTTGCTCAATAGACTACAAGAGAAGGAGAAAGAGGCTCAAGATCAGTTGGAGCAGTCCAGGGTGCAGTGGTTACAGCAACAGGAGCAGGAACTGGAGCGTCTACGCCAGGAGCTGGCATCCATACAGTTGGCGAAATTCCAGGAGATGGCGAAAGAGTTGCAAGTTGCCCACAAG
- the LOC143784300 gene encoding uncharacterized protein LOC143784300 isoform X2 has product MCQTDFESGSKSGDEKQEQGDGEVKKSQLEVLQAQHAKELECVREKMADDLEITKRLKEEKECAMKEVEERIAQVHTENAKLQKDLLRETLIKPASGEYQEAGNDDPNLQSELQSLHKQPYIQLAELVKKHQEELHARALDYKTHIQSLEASHLVKLDSLESSYLAEIQKIRDEHALAVEELEQCLLNRLQEKEKEAQDQLEQSRVQWLQQQEQELERLRQELASIQLAKFQEMAKELQVAHKKNV; this is encoded by the exons ATGTGCCAAACAGATTTTGAGTCCGGATCAAAATCTGGTGATGAAAAACAGGAGCAAGGTGATGGAGAAGTAAAAAAGTCACAGCTAGAGGTATTGCAGGCTCAGCATGCTAAGGAGCTGGAGTGTGTCAGAGAAAAGATGGCAGATGACTTGGAGATTACCAAAAGATTGAAAGAGGAGAAGGAATGTGCGATGAAGGAAGTGGAGGAAAg GATTGCACAAGTACACACAGAAAATGCCAAGCTACAGAAAGATCTCCTGAGAGAGACACTAATAAAGCCGGCCTCTGGGGAATATCAGGAGGCTGGTAATGATGATCCTAACTTGCAGTCAG AGCTCCAGAGCCTTCACAAACAACCATACATTCAGTTAGCGGAGTTGGTGAAAAAGCACCAAGAAGAGCTCCATGCTCGAGCCCTAGACTACAAAACGCACATCCAAAGCCTCGAAGCTTCACATCTGGTAAAGCTGGACAGCTTGGAGTCATCATACCTGGCGGAGATACAGAAGATTCGAGATGAACATGCACTTGCTGTGGAAGAGCTGGAGCAATGCTTGCTCAATAGACTACAAGAGAAGGAGAAAGAGGCTCAAGATCAGTTGGAGCAGTCCAGGGTGCAGTGGTTACAGCAACAGGAGCAGGAACTGGAGCGTCTACGCCAGGAGCTGGCATCCATACAGTTGGCGAAATTCCAGGAGATGGCGAAAGAGTTGCAAGTTGCCCACAAG